Proteins encoded together in one Myxocyprinus asiaticus isolate MX2 ecotype Aquarium Trade chromosome 9, UBuf_Myxa_2, whole genome shotgun sequence window:
- the LOC127445866 gene encoding solute carrier family 15 member 1-like, with amino-acid sequence MKKPKKRMECCGYPLSIFFIVVNEFCERFSYYGMRAVLVLYFRYFLHWDDDFATTIYHTFVALCYLTPILGAIIADSWLGKFKTITYLSIVYTIGQVVMALSAIHDFTDYDKDGTPDNMTLHIALSMLGLIFIALGTGGIKPCVAAFGGDQFEDHQEKQRSTFFSIFYLSINAGSLLSTLITPILRAQECGFHTKQKCYPLAFGVPAALMVVALIVFIVGKGMYVVDEPKGNVLLKVMKCIGFAIKNRFKHRSKNFPKREHWMDWAEEKYDKLLIAQVKMVLKVMFLYIPLPMFWALFDQQGSRWTLQATTMDGDFGAFVIQPDQMQTVNPILIVIMVPIMDNLLYPLIKKCHLNFTPLRKITVGMLLAALAFVAAALLQIQIDNSLPSFPSPSETQVKYLNLQNSHLQVAVAGQEPFVVPSFQTSGEYMTYKKESFTVSVNGETAVTAEFRKGSRQTVSINAFGIHAILEDLSEKPLDGNNAIRFSNAHPTKLNITSKSFELDFISPFETSNYSLVAQGKALFTIRNMNGDACSCTMELGFGSAYTVVVPSNFTFGENCADYIIPIEDIPRNRIHMAWQIIQYFVLTCGEVVFSVTGLDFSYSQAPSNMKSVLQAGWLFTVAVGNIIVLIVAEAGTLPEQWTEYLLFASLLVAVSIIFSIMAYFYTYIDPAEIEAQFLEHEPEDKEKKALEMTRRDSVSSSHSKKSEGKQTKI; translated from the exons ATGAAGAAGCCCAAGAAAAGG ATGGAGTGCTGTGGATATCCTCtcagtatattttttattgtggtgAATGAGTTCTGCGAGCGTTTCTCCTACTATGGCATGAGAG CTGTGTTGGTGCTGTACTTCAGGTACTTTCTGCACTGGGATGACGATTTTGCCACGACCATCTACCACACGTTTGTAGCTCTGTGCTATCTAACACCCATACTGGGGGCCATAATCGCTGACTCATGGCTGGGCAAGTTCAA GACTATCACATACCTATCCATAGTGTACACCATTGGTCAGGTGGTCATGGCTCTCAGTGCCATCCATGACTTCACAGACTACGATAAAGATGGCACTCCAGATAACATGACTCTACATAT TGCCTTGTCCATGCTGGGGCTCATATTTATTGCCTTGGGAACAGGTGGGATTAAACCCTGTGTGGCAGCGTTTGGAGGGGATCAGTTTGAAGATCATCAG GAGAAACAAAGAAGTACTTTCTTCTCCATTTTCTATCTGTCCATAAACGCTGGCAGTCTTCTCTCCACTCTCATCACACCAATTCTGAGAG CTCAGGAGTGTGGTTTCCACACTAAGCAGAAATGTTACCCACTGGCTTTCGGAGTCCCGGCGGCTCTCATGGTGGTTGCCCTCA TTGTGTTCATCGTAGGGAAAGGCATGTACGTCGTGGATGAACCTAAGGGAAACGTCCTGCTGAAAGTCATGAAATGCATTGGA TTTGCAATTAAGAACCGTTTCAAGCACCGCAGTAAGAATTTCCCAAAGAGAGAACACTGGATGGACTGGGCCGAAGAGAAATATGAT AAACTCCTGATTGCTCAAGTGAAGATGGTATTGAAGGTTATGTTTCTCTACATCCCGCTGCCAATGTTCTGGGCTTTATTTGACCAACAG GGTTCCCGCTGGACTCTCCAGGCCACCACTATGGATGGTGACTTT GGAGCTTTTGTCATTCAgccagatcaaatgcag ACCGTGAACCCTATTCTGATTGTGATTATGGTGCCGATCATGGACAATTTATTGTACCCACTTATCAAAAAATGCCATCTTAACTTCAC GCCCCTACGGAAGATAACTGTGGGTATGCTGTTGGCTGCATTAGCATTTGTGGCTGCTGCTCTTTTGCAGATTCAAATTGAC AACTCACTGCCCAGCTTCCCATCCCCCTCTGAAACCCAAGTCAAGTACCTGAACTTACAGAATAGTCATCTGCAAGTTGCAGTGGCTGGACAAGAACCATTTGTTGTGCCTAGTTTTCAG ACCTCAGGTGAATATATGACTTATAAGAAAGAGAGCTTTACTGTCTCTGTTAACGGAGAAACCGCTGTTACTGCTGAGTTCAGGAAAGGATCCAGACAAACTGTTTCAATTAACGCTTTTGGAATCCACGCGATT CTTGAAGATTTATCTGAAAAACCACTGGATGGTAATAATGCTATTAG GTTTTCGAATGCCCATCCCACAAAACTAAACATCACATCAAAGTCTTTCGAACTGGATTTTATCTCTCCGTTTGAAACATCAAACTACTCCTTGGTTGCTCAGGGCAA AGCCCTCTTCACTATTAGGAACATGAACGGAGATGCATGCAGCTGCACCATGGAGTTGGGCTTTGGTAGTGCCTACACGGTCGTGGTCCCCAGCAACTTCACTTTTGGAGAAAAC TGCGCAGACTACATTATACCAATAGAGGATATACCGCGCAACAGAATCCACATGGCCTGGCAGATCATCCAGTACTTTGTGTTGACATGCGGAGAAGTGGTCTTCTCTGTCACTGGCCTGGACTTCTCCTATTCACAG GCACCAAGCAACATGAAGTCAGTTCTTCAAGCTGGTTGGCTATTTACTGTTGCTGTGGGCAACATCATTGTGCTCATCGTGGCTGAGGCAGGCACACTTCCAGAACAG TGGACAGAGTACCTGCTGTTCGCCTCACTCCTGGTAGCCGTGAGTATAATCTTTTCCATCATGGCTTACTTCTACACCTACATTGACCCGGCGGAGATTGAGGCTCAATTTTTAGAGCACGAGCCAGAAGACAAGGAGAAGAAAGCGCTTGAGATGACAAGGCGAGACTCTGTTTCAAGCTCACACAGCAAGAAGTCAGAGGGCAAACAGACGAAAATCTAG